From the Manihot esculenta cultivar AM560-2 chromosome 3, M.esculenta_v8, whole genome shotgun sequence genome, one window contains:
- the LOC110612157 gene encoding mitogen-activated protein kinase kinase 5 encodes MRPNQSPPPGIGIGMGTGMGNGTANRNKQRRRPDLTLPLPQRDPIVAVPLPLPPTTSSAPSTSHQQIQQLSFSDLDRINRIGSGAGGTVYKVIHRPTGRPFALKVIYGNHEDMVRSQICREIEILRGVNHPNVVKCHEFYEHNGEIQVLLEFLDGGSLEGTHISLEAHLSDVARQILSGMAYLHRRKIVHRDIKPSNLLIDSRKNVKIADFGVSRILAQTMDPCNSSVGTIAYMSPERINTDLNHGQYDGYAGDIWSLGVSILEFYLGRFPFAVGRQGDWASLMCAICMSQPPEAPPTASREFRNFIACCLQREPARRWTATQLLQHPFISRNSGGQREVNQNLHQLLPPPRPLSS; translated from the coding sequence ATGAGACCGAATCAATCACCACCGCCGGGTATCGGAATCGGAATGGGAACGGGAATGGGAAACGGAACGGCTAATCGAAACAAGCAACGGAGGCGGCCAGACTTAACCCTGCCTCTTCCTCAGCGAGACCCGATAGTGGctgttcctcttcctctgccacctACCACCAGCTCCGCCCCGTCGACGAGTCATCAGCAAATTCAGCAATTGAGCTTTTCAGACCTCGACCGAATCAACCGTATAGGAAGCGGCGCCGGGGGAACCGTTTACAAAGTGATCCACCGTCCAACGGGGAGGCCCTTTGCCCTAAAAGTGATTTATGGGAACCATGAAGACATGGTGCGTAGCCAGATCTGCCGCGAGATCGAGATTCTTCGCGGCGTTAACCACCCAAACGTGGTTAAATGTCACGAATTTTACGAGCACAATGGGGAGATCCAAGTGCTGCTAGAATTCTTGGACGGCGGATCCCTTGAAGGGACACATATCAGCCTGGAGGCCCACTTGTCAGATGTTGCCCGACAAATCTTGAGCGGGATGGCGTATCTCCACCGCCGTAAAATAGTGCACAGGGATATCAAACCTTCGAATCTGTTAATCGATTCAAGGAAGAATGTGAAAATTGCAGATTTTGGGGTGAGCAGGATTTTGGCTCAGACTATGGATCCCTGCAATTCATCGGTGGGTACTATTGCCTATATGAGTCCTGAAAGGATCAACACGGACTTGAATCACGGCCAATACGACGGTTATGCCGGTGATATTTGGAGTTTGGGCGTGAGCATATTGGAGTTCTATTTGGGGAGGTTTCCGTTTGCCGTCGGGCGGCAGGGCGATTGGGCAAGCTTGATGTGTGCCATTTGTATGTCTCAGCCACCGGAAGCTCCGCCGACTGCTTCCAGGGAGTTTCGTAATTTTATTGCTTGTTGTCTGCAAAGGGAGCCGGCGAGAAGGTGGACGGCGACTCAGTTGTTACAACATCCTTTTATATCAAGGAATAGTGGAGGCCAAAGAGAGGTGAATCAGAACCTACATCAACTATTGCCTCCCCCACGTCCCCTTTCTTCTTAG